One Panicum virgatum strain AP13 chromosome 9K, P.virgatum_v5, whole genome shotgun sequence genomic region harbors:
- the LOC120650485 gene encoding probable cinnamyl alcohol dehydrogenase 1: MASESGDGNCDAWAARDPSGVLSPYKFNRRAVQSDDVSLKITHCGVCYADVIWTQNRLNDSKYPLVPGHEIAGVVTEVGSDVKGFKVGDHVGVGTYVNSCRDCENCNSSLENHCPRSVYTFNGIDTDGTVTKGGYSTHIVVHERYCFKIPDGYPLAKAAPLLCAGITVYTPMMRHNMNQPGKSLGVIGLGGLGHMAVKFGKAFGLKVTVFSTSESKRDEAINLLGADNFVISSNTQQMESLKNSLHFIVDTASGDHAFDPYLSLLKVGGVMAIVCFPSEIKVHPASLNIGARTLSGSITGGTKDIQEMVNFCAANKIYPEVEIIKIDYINEALTRLVNRDVKYRFVIDIENSFK, from the exons ATGGCTTCTGAATCAGGGGACGGCAACTGCGATGCTTGGGCAGCGAGAGATCCTTCGGGAGTTCTCTCACCGTACAAATTTAACCGCAG GGCAGTGCAAAGTGACGATGTTTCATTGAAGATCACACACTGTGGAGTCTGTTATGCTGACGTTATTTGGACACAAAATAGGCTCAATGATTCGAAATATCCGTTGGTTCCTGG GCATGAGATAGCAGGAGTTGTAACCGAGGTCGGTTCAGACGTCAAAGGCTTTAAAGTGGGTGACCATGTAGGTGTTGGAACCTATGTGAACTCATGCCGAGATTGTGAGAATTGCAATAGCTCTCTAGAGAACCACTGCCCAAGATCAGTTTATACTTTCAATGGCATTGATACAGATGGCACTGTCACAAAAGGGGGTTACTCCACTCACATTGTAGTCCATGAAAG GTACTGCTTCAAAATACCAGATGGCTACCCTTTGGCAAAGGCAGCACCTCTTTTATGTGCTGGAATCACTGTGTATACTCCAATGATGCGACACAACATGAACCAACCTGGAAAATCACTAGGGGTCATTGGACTAGGTGGGCTGGGTCACATGGCAGTGAAATTTGGTAAAGCCTTTGGTCTTAAGGTCACAGTTTTCAGTACAAGTGAATCCAAGAGAGATGAAGCCATCAACCTCCTTGGAGCAGATAATTTTGTTATATCATCAAACACACAGCAGATGGAG TCCCTGAAAAACTCTCTGCACTTCATAGTTGACACTGCTTCTGGTGACCATGCATTTGATCCGTATCTCTCACTCCTTAAGGTTGGTGGTGTGATGGCAATAGTGTGCTTTCCAAGTGAGATCAAAGTGCATCCTGCAAGCCTTAATATTG GTGCACGTACCTTGTCTGGCAGTATTACTGGAGGTACAAAAGACATCCAAGAAATGGTTAACTTCTGTGCAGCAAACAAAATCTATCCAGAGGTTGAGATCATCAAGATAGATTATATCAATGAGGCTCTCACAAGGCTCGTCAATCGAGATGTGAAATACCGCTTCGTAATCGACATAGAGAACTCTTTCAAGTAG
- the LOC120650484 gene encoding putative disease resistance RPP13-like protein 1, whose translation MAGLIASGVIKWTASKLASLVSPPIEPSSSSDEQQTSANRDVRMLQRRMASVQRSLEAIDEDSVRDESGRLRLREPQQFAYDAQDAIDEYKFELLRRRMDDPDSLPEDRSARKRKRKGDKKEPETDPVMVPVPDELALRVKRILERFKEITKAWNDLHLDEADAPFREEEEDFLPRPTTPHLDEPIVIGRDDDKENIVKLLLSMNGACGENNASVLPIIGMGGVGKTTLAQIVYNDPRITKQFGLMGWVYVSENFDLKTIMSKIIMSFTRKPCHITELDQLEYMLMEQVVGRKFLLVLDDVWSERKDLWDALLSAMSTAQLGAILVTTRNINVSSVIQTVPPYHVGCLPFDESWQLFKQLAFCHQDQNIEKVFEEIGRKIVQKCGGLPLAVKAIGSALRFEEDEETWADILDSEQWDLPTREDTVLPALKLSYVRMPIHLKRCFVFFTLFPKGHIFMKENVIYLWISLGILKQTSHQNPENIGNRYFNDLLHRTMVQRVLLDEGHNCFTIHDLFLDVAKFVSGEDILKLDTQYMPYLNDASQNLRYLSLAVSSSDHMILDLHTLPVTGGLRVLQVINALDDNKRYYSSFLQNNRRCISKLFCHHINVTLPEDLRGLRHLRALDLSRSALTSLPESIGELKLLRYLCIFETRIAKLPESICSLYNLKVLDARTNMLRELPQDIQKLVSLQHLSLDLWSPLCMPRGIGKLKRLKTLTRYSVGTGNWHCNIAELHHLVNIHGELCITGLSQVTNIDDAQTANLVG comes from the exons ATGGCTGGTCTGATTGCATCTGGAGTCATCAAATGGACGGCAAGCAAGCTTGCTTCCTTGGTTTCTCCACCGATCgagccatcatcttcatctgacGAGCAGCAAACTTCTGCAAACAGAGATGTGCGGATGCTGCAGAGGAGGATGGCATCGGTCCAGCGCTCACTGGAGGCAATAGATGAGGACAGCGTCAGAGATGAGTCTGGAAGGCTTCGACTGAGGGAGCCCCAGCAGTTCGCCTATGATGCGCAGGATGCTATCGATGAGTACAAGTTTGAGCTGCTGCGTCGTCGGATGGATGATCCAGACAGTCTTCCTGAAGACAGAAGCGCGCGTAAACGCAAGCGCAAGGGCGACAAGAAG GAACCAGAAACAGACCCTGTGATGGTTCCAGTTCCGGATGAATTGGCCCTCAGGGTAAAAAGAATTCTAGAAAGATTTAAGGAGATCACAAAGGCATGGAATGATCTCCATCTGGATGAGGCAGATGCACCAtttagggaggaggaggaagacttTCTACCAAGGCCAACTACCCCACATCTTGACGAACCCATTGTTATTGGCAGAGACGATGATAAGGAAAACATAGTCAAGTTGTTGCTCTCAATGAATGGAGCTTGTGGAGAAAATAATGCATCAGTTCTTCCTATAATTGGGATGGGAGGAGTAGGGAAGACAACACTCGCTCAAATAGTTTACAATGATCCAAGGATCACAAAGCAATTTGGGCTGATGGGATGGGTCTATGTATCAGAGAACTTTGATCTTAAAACCATCATGAGCAAAATTATCATGTCATTTACAAGAAAACCTTGTCACATAACAGAATTGGACCAGTTAGAGTATATGCTGATGGAACAAGTTGTTGGCAGAAAGTTCTTACTAGTTCTTGATGATGTATGGAGTGAAAGGAAGGACCTTTGGGATGCCTTGCTATCAGCGATGTCAACTGCACAATTAGGGGCAATACTTGTAACTACCCGCAacataaatgtgtcatcagttATCCAGACAGTGCCTCCCTACCATGTGGGCTGCTTACCTTTTGATGAATCTTGGCAGCTATTTAAGCAGTTGGCCTTTTGTCACCAGGACCAAAATATAGAAAAAGTCTTTGAAGAAATTGGTAGAAAAATTGTTCAGAAATGCGGAGGCCTGCCTTTGGCAGTTAAAGCAATTGGAAGCGCACTTCgctttgaagaagatgaggagacgTGGGCTGATATATTGGATAGTGAACAGTGGGACTTACCAACAAGGGAGGATACTGTGTTGCCAGCCTTAAAGTTGAGCTATGTCCGTATGCCGATTCATCTGAAACGATGCTTTGTTTTCTTCACGCTCTTCCCCAAGGGGCATATTTTCATGAAGGAAAATGTCATATATCTCTGGATATCTTTGGGCATCCTTAAGCAGACTAGCCATCAAAACCCTGAGAACATTGGCAATCGATACTTTAATGACTTGTTGCACAGAACTATGGTTCAGAGAGTACTACTTGATGAAGGACACAATTGCTTCACCATACATGACCTTTTCCTTGATGTGGCCAAATTTGTCTCAGGCGAAGATATTTTGAAATTGGATACTCAATACATGCCATACTTAAATGACGCATCACAAAATCTTAGGTATTTATCCTTGGCTGTGAGTTCTTCAGATCATATGATATTAGACCTGCATACCTTGCCAGTTACTGGAGGTCTTAGGGTACTTCAAGTTATAAATGCTTTGGACGATAACAAGAGGTATTATTCTTCTTTTTTACAAAATAACAGAAGATGCATCTCCAAGTTGTTCTGTCATCATATCAACGTTACACTTCCAGAGGATCTAAGGGGTCTCCGACATCTGAGAGCCTTAGATTTAAGTCGTAGTGCACTGACGTCATTGCCAGAGTCAATAGGAGAACTGAAGCTACTTAGGTACCTCTGTATTTTCGAAACACGAATTGCCAAGCTACCTGAATCAATCTGCAGCCTATATAACTTAAAGGTTTTGGATGCAAGAACTAACATGCTTAGAGAGCTCCCACAAGACATTCAGAAGTTGGTCAGCCTTCAGCATCTCAGTTTAGATCTCTGGTCTCCTCTATGCATGCCAAGAGGAATTGGGAAGTTAAAAAGGTTAAAAACATTGACAAGGTATAGTGTTGGAACAGGCAATTGGCACTGCAACATTGCTGAACTACATCACTTGGTGAATATTCATGGAGAACTTTGCATTACAGGGCTAAGTCAAGTCACCAACATTGATGATGCTCAGACAGCAAACCTGGTCGGTTAG